The following coding sequences lie in one Streptomyces xiamenensis genomic window:
- a CDS encoding NAD(P)-dependent oxidoreductase yields MTRRSVAVLGTGIMGAAMARNLCRAGHDVRVWNRTRAKAEPLAADGARVAENPADAVAGADTVLTMLYDGPATLDAMRAAADGLAEGTVWLQSTTAGTDSLPLLLDLARERGLTFVDAPVLGTRAPAEAGELTTLIAGPTEVWERIEPVLDAVGSRIVWVGERPGQATRLKLVCNTWVLAVTHGAAETLALAEGLGVNFDQFLDAIAGGSLDMGYLRAKSTAVRTRSLTPPSFAVDTAEKDARLIVAAGQEAGVLLDATAAGAERFRRAAAQGHAAEDMAASYFASFEPPAAEG; encoded by the coding sequence ATGACGCGCCGCTCCGTCGCGGTCCTCGGCACCGGCATCATGGGCGCCGCCATGGCCCGCAACCTGTGCCGGGCCGGCCACGACGTACGGGTGTGGAACCGCACCCGGGCCAAGGCAGAACCCCTGGCGGCCGACGGCGCCCGGGTCGCCGAAAATCCGGCGGATGCGGTAGCCGGCGCGGACACCGTGCTGACCATGCTGTACGACGGACCGGCCACCCTGGACGCGATGCGGGCGGCGGCGGACGGCCTCGCCGAGGGCACCGTGTGGCTCCAGTCCACCACCGCCGGCACCGACTCCCTGCCCCTTCTCCTGGACCTGGCGCGGGAGCGGGGGCTGACCTTTGTGGACGCCCCGGTGCTGGGCACCAGGGCCCCGGCGGAGGCCGGTGAGCTGACCACCCTGATCGCCGGACCCACCGAGGTGTGGGAACGGATCGAGCCGGTGCTGGACGCGGTCGGCTCCCGCATCGTGTGGGTGGGCGAACGCCCCGGCCAGGCCACCCGGCTGAAGCTGGTCTGCAACACCTGGGTGCTGGCCGTCACCCACGGCGCGGCCGAGACGCTCGCCCTGGCAGAGGGCCTGGGCGTCAACTTCGACCAGTTCCTCGACGCCATCGCGGGCGGCAGCCTGGACATGGGCTACCTGCGGGCGAAATCGACGGCGGTGCGCACCCGCTCACTGACCCCGCCCAGCTTCGCCGTGGACACTGCCGAGAAGGACGCCCGGCTCATCGTGGCGGCGGGCCAGGAGGCCGGGGTCCTGCTGGACGCGACGGCGGCGGGCGCGGAGCGCTTCCGGCGGGCGGCGGCACAGGGCCACGCGGCCGAGGACATGGCCGCCTCCTACTTCGCGAGCTTCGAGCCCCCGGCCGCCGAGGGCTGA
- a CDS encoding DUF3145 domain-containing protein — protein MTTRGVLYVHSAPRALCPHIEWAVAGVLGSRVSLDWIRQPASPGTWRAELSWQGAPGTASQLASALRGWHLLRFEVTSDPSQSAEGERYSCTPELGIYHAVTGIHGDIMIPEDRLRAATARAARGESDLHMEITRLLGKPWDDELEPFRYAGEGAPVRWLHQVV, from the coding sequence ATGACCACACGAGGAGTCCTGTACGTACACTCCGCGCCGCGCGCGTTGTGTCCGCACATCGAGTGGGCCGTGGCGGGAGTCCTGGGCAGTCGGGTGTCCCTCGACTGGATCAGACAGCCCGCGTCCCCCGGCACCTGGCGCGCCGAACTCTCCTGGCAGGGCGCCCCCGGCACTGCCTCCCAACTCGCCTCCGCCCTGCGCGGCTGGCATCTGTTGCGCTTCGAGGTCACCAGCGACCCCTCCCAGTCTGCGGAGGGCGAACGCTACAGCTGCACCCCTGAGCTGGGCATCTACCACGCGGTGACCGGTATCCACGGCGACATCATGATCCCCGAGGACCGGCTGCGCGCCGCCACCGCGCGCGCCGCGCGCGGCGAGAGCGACCTGCACATGGAGATCACCCGCCTGCTGGGCAAGCCGTGGGACGACGAACTCGAACCGTTCCGGTACGCGGGCGAGGGCGCCCCCGTCCGCTGGCTCCACCAGGTGGTCTGA